The Frondihabitans australicus genome includes a region encoding these proteins:
- a CDS encoding magnesium transporter MgtE N-terminal domain-containing protein, producing the protein MSATRVFVARLAGCSVFDPAGDRVGKVRDVLVVYRRSEAPRVVGFIVEVPGRRRVFVSIGRVTSIGSGQIITTGSVTMRRFEQRGGEVRVIAELLGRKVRLRADDSSATIEDVAIDEVAEGEWEIGQVFLRKPKATPSPFGKGATVFAAWNDVREENAPGEAQSAEHVIAAYSDLLPADLANTLLDLGEERRYEVAEELSDDRLADVLEEMPEDEQVAILNRLDDDRAADVLDQMQPDDAADLISQLSTERSEALLDLMEPEEADDVRMLLSYDSDTAGGLMTTEPVIVSGDATVAEGLAMIRRHEIAPALGAAVCVVLPPYEPPTGRFLGMVHFQRMLRYPPNERLGTLLDQQLEPVNVAASALEVTRVMARYNLVSVPVVDDSHRLVGVVTIDDVLDHVLPDDWRSQDPEQPLGRTRPRLRRAPVTSTGRRSSNGTR; encoded by the coding sequence GTGAGCGCCACGAGAGTCTTCGTCGCCCGACTGGCCGGGTGCTCCGTTTTCGACCCCGCAGGCGACCGCGTGGGCAAGGTCCGCGACGTCCTCGTCGTCTATCGCCGCTCCGAGGCGCCGCGGGTGGTCGGCTTCATCGTCGAGGTGCCCGGCCGGCGTCGGGTCTTCGTGTCGATCGGCCGCGTGACCAGCATCGGCTCCGGCCAGATCATCACCACGGGCAGCGTCACCATGCGCCGCTTCGAGCAGCGCGGCGGCGAGGTCCGCGTGATCGCCGAGCTGCTGGGGCGCAAGGTCCGGCTGCGCGCCGACGACTCGTCCGCGACCATCGAAGACGTGGCGATCGACGAGGTCGCCGAGGGCGAATGGGAGATCGGTCAGGTCTTCCTCCGCAAGCCCAAGGCGACGCCGTCGCCGTTCGGCAAGGGCGCGACCGTCTTCGCGGCCTGGAACGACGTCCGCGAAGAGAACGCCCCCGGCGAGGCGCAGAGCGCCGAGCACGTCATCGCCGCGTACTCCGACCTCCTGCCCGCCGACCTTGCGAACACGCTTCTCGACCTCGGCGAGGAGCGCCGCTACGAGGTCGCCGAAGAGCTCTCCGACGACCGCCTCGCCGACGTGCTGGAGGAGATGCCGGAGGACGAGCAGGTCGCGATCCTCAACCGCCTCGACGACGACCGCGCCGCCGACGTCCTCGACCAGATGCAGCCCGACGACGCCGCCGACCTCATCTCGCAGCTGAGCACGGAACGCTCCGAGGCCCTCCTCGACCTCATGGAGCCCGAAGAGGCCGACGACGTCCGCATGCTCCTGAGCTACGACTCCGACACCGCGGGCGGCCTCATGACCACCGAGCCGGTGATCGTCTCCGGCGACGCCACGGTCGCCGAGGGCCTCGCCATGATCCGCCGCCACGAGATCGCCCCGGCGCTGGGCGCCGCGGTGTGCGTGGTCCTCCCGCCGTACGAGCCGCCCACGGGCCGGTTCCTCGGCATGGTGCACTTCCAGCGGATGCTCCGCTACCCGCCGAACGAGCGTCTCGGCACGCTCCTCGACCAGCAGCTCGAGCCCGTGAACGTGGCCGCGTCCGCCCTCGAGGTGACGCGCGTCATGGCCCGCTACAACCTCGTGTCCGTCCCGGTTGTCGACGACAGCCACCGTCTCGTCGGGGTGGTGACAATCGACGACGTCCTCGACCACGTGCTGCCCGACGACTGGCGCAGCCAGGACCCTGAGCAACCCTTGGGCCGCACCCGGCCCCGCCTCAGAAGAGCACCCGTGACCAGCACCGGAAGGAGGTCGTCGAATGGCACGCGATAG